In Vespula vulgaris chromosome 19, iyVesVulg1.1, whole genome shotgun sequence, a single genomic region encodes these proteins:
- the LOC127070797 gene encoding sodium- and chloride-dependent GABA transporter 1-like — protein sequence MTETSREADVPDSENPDNASTSLNLACTPANNGKPLPDRGTWSTKLDFILSVVGLAIGLGNVWRFPYLCYKNGGGAFLIPYFLTLVLAGIPMFFMELALGQMLTVGGLGVFKIAPLFKGIGYAAAVMSCWMNVYYIVILAWAIFYFFMSMHSELPWGSCNNYWNTKYCVNPYDRSSLLCWNQVTRNHSVIKMCSVNQLNVTVNELTDPVKEFWERRALQISEGVEYVGTIRWELAGTLLLVWILCYFCIWKGVKWTGKVVYFTSLFPYVLLTILLIRGITLPGAMEGIKFYISPNLSKLKESEVWIDAVTQIFFSYGLGLGTLVALGSYNKFTNNVYKDALIVCSVNSSTSMFAGFVIFSVVGFMAHEQQKPVAEVAASGPGLAFLAYPSAVLQLPGAPLWSCLFFFMLLLIGLDSQFCTMEGFITAMVDEWPQLLRRRKEVFIAIVCALSYLIGLSCISQGGMYVFQILDSYAVSGFCLLFLIFFECISISWAFGVNRFYDALRDMIGYYPLMWWKFCWTITTPMICVGVFVFNLVQWTPVKYLDYEYPWWSHVLGWFTALSSMLCIPGYMLYAWMKTPGDNSTKYKLLIRIEDDVAALRTKMGQPSVELTPL from the exons ATGACGGAAACATCTAGAGAAGCTGATGTGCCTGACTCAGAGAATCCTGATAATGCAAGTACGTCTTTGAATTTAGCATGTACTCCAGCTAACAATGGCAAACCACTTCCGGATCGTGGAACGTGGAGTACCAAATTGGACTTCATTCTTAGTGTG GTTGGACTGGCCATTGGACTCGGCAATGTATGGCGTTTTCCTTACCTCTGTTATAAAAACGGAGGTGGTGCTTTCTTGATCCCGTATTTCTTAACATTGGTATTAGCTGGTATACCAATGTTCTTCATGGAATTAGCTCTTGGTCAAATGTTAACAGTCGGCGGTTTGGGTGTTTTTAAAATTGCTCCACTTTTTAAAGGTATCGGTTACGCCGCTGCTGTGATGTCCTGTTGGATGAACGTTTATTACATAGTTATCCTTGCATGggcgatattttatttctttatgtcCATGCACAGTG AATTACCTTGGGGTAGCTGTAATAATTACTGGAATACAAAATATTGCGTAAATCCTTACGATAGAAGTTCGTTACTTTGTTGGAATCAAGTGACAAGGAATCACAGTGTAATTAAGATGTGTTCCGTTAATCAATTGAACGTCACCGTCAATGAACTTACAGATCCTGTAAAAGAATTTTGGGA ACGTCGAGCATTACAAATTAGTGAGGGAGTAGAATACGTAGGTACTATACGTTGGGAATTAGCTGGTACTCTATTATTGGTATGGATTTTATGTTACTTTTGTATCTGGAAAGGTGTGAAATGGACTGGCAAGGTAGTTTACTTCACTTCACTTTTCCCTTACGTTCTACttacgattttattaattcgtgGGATTACTTTGCCTGGTGCAATGGAGggtataaaattttacatcaGTCCAAATCTgtcgaaattaaaagaatctgag gtATGGATAGACGCAGTCacacaaattttcttttcctatggACTCGGCCTTGGAACATTGGTTGCTCTTGGTAGTTACAACAAATTTACCAACAACGTTTACAAGGATGCCCTCATCGTTTGCTCGGTAAATTCATCGACTAGCATGTTTGCTGGCTTTGTCATCTTCTCGGTTGTTGGCTTCATGGCTCACGAACAACAGAAACCTGTGGCCGAAGTTGCTGCTTCAGGACCAGGATTAGCTTTCCTTGCTTATCCTTCTGCAGTCCTTCAGTTACCAGGTGCACCACTCTGGTCgtgcctttttttctttatgttacTTTTGATTGGTCTGGATTCGCAGTTTTGTACTATGGAAGGGTTCATCACTGCAATG gTGGACGAATGGCCTCAGTTGTTACGTCGACGTAAAGAAGTATTTATTGCGATAGTTTGTGCTTTATCTTATCTCATCGGACTTTCATGTATTTCTCAAGGTGGAATGTACGTCTTTCAAATTCTGGACTCTTATGCTGTATCTGGATTCTGCCTACTCTTTCTGATCTTCTTCGAATGTATTTCGATCAGTTGGGCTTTCGGGGTGAACAGATTTTACGATGCTCTCCGGGATATGATCGGTTATTATCCCCTAATGTGGTGGAAATTTTGTTGGACTATAACAACTCCGATGATATGTGTC ggAGTTTTTGTCTTCAACCTGGTACAATGGACGCCGGTAAAGTACTTGGATTATGAGTACCCGTGGTGGTCACATGTATTGGGCTGGTTCACAGCATTATCATCTATGCTTTGCATACCAGGATACATGTTATATGCATGGATGAAAACACCAGGTGATAACAGTACG aaatataaattgttaattcGAATAGAAGATGATGTTGCAGCTTTACGAACAAAAATGGGCCAACCATCGGTCGAATTAACACCACTTTAA
- the LOC127070799 gene encoding uncharacterized protein KIAA2013 homolog isoform X2, with product MRTGGMLDAREFGKRIRRLIDVNYSYRKLLLFILICGGVLLYFGPQFAQWLFSTAREPIEAFEHHCMTERLATFYFDAAEYNVNILHDPPLEKEHQYLPYIGNGVFGIPVSPEGWMYIKHGRALLLPIQWQPLVSHPLYENSFYSEATVTHFTTGIVHKYQCLREGYYLSFQYYAHRVLDAILVQDVKIVNPTSLSQEIPLKPLTAAHWANSRLETIKIQVDGFSHEYNLISGFISLSDSNKVIVISIVYKDPPKIIQIKARSTIKLEFLTSIQYSEPVSSERYHIERDVTKRKAIDILKKAIVQQQKGLKEEHVKMWQSYWSTGFRISDSKAAGAINGHKINSTMYLVLSQIPRGLVDVEKKITTNEGCYHGHHTLDAPKLWKDTSSIDSVNEIVDAWLLTLEKRSCHHLMIGGPPAVQQAIVLSLGGLRFTNQHLEFNIDPQYLHRDYLFRRISYGNVTHVNISVTVGEDNRAILGVALDKSDSVYFGCDAGCLDAPVSLSQTYTNFPVKLTKPLTAILYITSDYQHMQDLRNALHVHAVDDAPAHDHHVMALHKHGHQLGGLPTLFWISICFLIIVFHLFLCKLILNEYYGHQDRQKKQRCV from the exons ATGAGAACAGGTGGCATGCTGGATGCCCGTGAATTTGGAAAACGTATACGTCGTTTGATAGACGTTAATTACTCTTATCGtaaacttttactttttattcttatctgCGGCGGCGTACTTCTATATTTTGGACCACAATTTGCACAATGGCTTTTTTCTACAGCCAGAGAACCAATAGAAG cattCGAACATCATTGTATGACGGAGAGATTGGCTACTTTTTACTTTGATGCAGCagaatataatgtaaatatacttCATGATCCACCTTTGGAAAAAGAACATCAATACTTGCCATATATAGGCAATGGAGTATTTGGCATACCTGTCTCACCAGAGGGTTGGATGTATATTAAACATGGCAGAGCTTTATTATTACCTATACAATGGCAACCATTAGTCTCTCATCCTTTATACGAAAATAGTTTTTATAGCGAAGCTACTGTCACTCATTTCACAACTGGAATTGTTCATAAGTATCAATGTCTCAGAGAAGGTTACTACTTGAGTTTTCAATATTATGCTCATCGAGTTTTAGATGCAATATTAGTGCAGGATGTGAAAATTGTTAATCCTACATCACTCTCTCAAGAGATACCATTGAAACCATTAACTGCTGCACATTGGGCTAATTCACGATTAGAAACtattaa GATACAAGTGGATGGTTTCAGTCATGAGTATAACTTAATATCCGGTTTCATTTCTCTATCCGATTCAAATAAAGTTATTGTGATATCTATAGTTTATAAAGATCCAccgaaaataatacaaattaaagCAAGAAGTACCATAAAACTTGAATTTCTTACAAGCATACAATACAGTGAACCAGTTTCATCAGAACGATATCATATTGAAAGAGATGTAACTAAAAGGAAAGCAATAGAT atattaaaaaaagcaaTAGTACAACAACAGAAAGGTTTAAAAGAAGAACATGTAAAAATGTGGCAAAGTTACTGGTCTACTGGTTTTAGAATAAGTGATTCTAAAGCTGCAGGAGCTATTAATggtcataaaataaattctacaaTGTATTTGGTGCTTTCTCAAATTCCACGAGGCCTCGtagacgtagaaaaaaaaattacaacaaaCGAGGGTTGCTATCATGGTCATCAcacatt agATGCTCCCAAATTATGGAAAGATACTTCATCAATCGACAGTGTAAATGAGATTGTTGATGCATGGTTATTAACTTTAGAAAAACGAAGCTGTCATCATTTAATGATAGGAGGTCCTCCAGCAGTACAGCAAGCTATTGTTTTAAGCCTTGGAGGTTTAAGATTTACCAATCAACATCTGGAGTTTAATATTGATCCACAATATCTCCATCGAGATTACTTATTTAG ACGAATAAGTTATGGTAACGTAACTCATGTAAATATATCAGTAACAGTAGGAGAAGATAATCGTGCAATTTTGGGAGTAGCCTTAGACAAAAGTGACAGCGTATATTTTGGATGCGATGCAGGTTGTTTAGATGCACCGGTTTCTTTAAGTCAAACTTATACTAATTTTCCGGTAAAATTAACCAAGCCATTGACTGCTATACTTTATATAACATCTGACTATCAACACATGCAAGATTTACGAAATGCTTTACACGTTCATGCTGTAGACGAtg CTCCAGCTCACGATCATCATGTAATGGCTTTACATAAGCATGGCCATCAACTTGGAGGTTTACCTACTCTTTTCTGGATTAGTATATGTTTTCTCAtcattgtttttcatttattccttTGTAAATTAATACTGAATGAATATTATGGTCATCAAGATCGACAAAAA aaACAAAGATGTGTTTGA
- the LOC127070799 gene encoding uncharacterized protein KIAA2013 homolog isoform X1 has translation MRTGGMLDAREFGKRIRRLIDVNYSYRKLLLFILICGGVLLYFGPQFAQWLFSTAREPIEAFEHHCMTERLATFYFDAAEYNVNILHDPPLEKEHQYLPYIGNGVFGIPVSPEGWMYIKHGRALLLPIQWQPLVSHPLYENSFYSEATVTHFTTGIVHKYQCLREGYYLSFQYYAHRVLDAILVQDVKIVNPTSLSQEIPLKPLTAAHWANSRLETIKIQVDGFSHEYNLISGFISLSDSNKVIVISIVYKDPPKIIQIKARSTIKLEFLTSIQYSEPVSSERYHIERDVTKRKAIDILKKAIVQQQKGLKEEHVKMWQSYWSTGFRISDSKAAGAINGHKINSTMYLVLSQIPRGLVDVEKKITTNEGCYHGHHTLDAPKLWKDTSSIDSVNEIVDAWLLTLEKRSCHHLMIGGPPAVQQAIVLSLGGLRFTNQHLEFNIDPQYLHRDYLFRRISYGNVTHVNISVTVGEDNRAILGVALDKSDSVYFGCDAGCLDAPVSLSQTYTNFPVKLTKPLTAILYITSDYQHMQDLRNALHVHAVDDAPAHDHHVMALHKHGHQLGGLPTLFWISICFLIIVFHLFLCKLILNEYYGHQDRQKVRYNKA, from the exons ATGAGAACAGGTGGCATGCTGGATGCCCGTGAATTTGGAAAACGTATACGTCGTTTGATAGACGTTAATTACTCTTATCGtaaacttttactttttattcttatctgCGGCGGCGTACTTCTATATTTTGGACCACAATTTGCACAATGGCTTTTTTCTACAGCCAGAGAACCAATAGAAG cattCGAACATCATTGTATGACGGAGAGATTGGCTACTTTTTACTTTGATGCAGCagaatataatgtaaatatacttCATGATCCACCTTTGGAAAAAGAACATCAATACTTGCCATATATAGGCAATGGAGTATTTGGCATACCTGTCTCACCAGAGGGTTGGATGTATATTAAACATGGCAGAGCTTTATTATTACCTATACAATGGCAACCATTAGTCTCTCATCCTTTATACGAAAATAGTTTTTATAGCGAAGCTACTGTCACTCATTTCACAACTGGAATTGTTCATAAGTATCAATGTCTCAGAGAAGGTTACTACTTGAGTTTTCAATATTATGCTCATCGAGTTTTAGATGCAATATTAGTGCAGGATGTGAAAATTGTTAATCCTACATCACTCTCTCAAGAGATACCATTGAAACCATTAACTGCTGCACATTGGGCTAATTCACGATTAGAAACtattaa GATACAAGTGGATGGTTTCAGTCATGAGTATAACTTAATATCCGGTTTCATTTCTCTATCCGATTCAAATAAAGTTATTGTGATATCTATAGTTTATAAAGATCCAccgaaaataatacaaattaaagCAAGAAGTACCATAAAACTTGAATTTCTTACAAGCATACAATACAGTGAACCAGTTTCATCAGAACGATATCATATTGAAAGAGATGTAACTAAAAGGAAAGCAATAGAT atattaaaaaaagcaaTAGTACAACAACAGAAAGGTTTAAAAGAAGAACATGTAAAAATGTGGCAAAGTTACTGGTCTACTGGTTTTAGAATAAGTGATTCTAAAGCTGCAGGAGCTATTAATggtcataaaataaattctacaaTGTATTTGGTGCTTTCTCAAATTCCACGAGGCCTCGtagacgtagaaaaaaaaattacaacaaaCGAGGGTTGCTATCATGGTCATCAcacatt agATGCTCCCAAATTATGGAAAGATACTTCATCAATCGACAGTGTAAATGAGATTGTTGATGCATGGTTATTAACTTTAGAAAAACGAAGCTGTCATCATTTAATGATAGGAGGTCCTCCAGCAGTACAGCAAGCTATTGTTTTAAGCCTTGGAGGTTTAAGATTTACCAATCAACATCTGGAGTTTAATATTGATCCACAATATCTCCATCGAGATTACTTATTTAG ACGAATAAGTTATGGTAACGTAACTCATGTAAATATATCAGTAACAGTAGGAGAAGATAATCGTGCAATTTTGGGAGTAGCCTTAGACAAAAGTGACAGCGTATATTTTGGATGCGATGCAGGTTGTTTAGATGCACCGGTTTCTTTAAGTCAAACTTATACTAATTTTCCGGTAAAATTAACCAAGCCATTGACTGCTATACTTTATATAACATCTGACTATCAACACATGCAAGATTTACGAAATGCTTTACACGTTCATGCTGTAGACGAtg CTCCAGCTCACGATCATCATGTAATGGCTTTACATAAGCATGGCCATCAACTTGGAGGTTTACCTACTCTTTTCTGGATTAGTATATGTTTTCTCAtcattgtttttcatttattccttTGTAAATTAATACTGAATGAATATTATGGTCATCAAGATCGACAAAAAGTACGATATAATAAAGCTTAA
- the LOC127070796 gene encoding LOW QUALITY PROTEIN: metabotropic glutamate receptor 7-like (The sequence of the model RefSeq protein was modified relative to this genomic sequence to represent the inferred CDS: substituted 1 base at 1 genomic stop codon), translated as MVECNLPNNFLMSFASILQWSQSKMLKMSLMQRNLLSCLMSLYFLFVSEAYQRKDGNKDGSKLIRINGDIILGGIFPMHEQVWVRSRGAGTIGESPCGAVKEEKGVQRLEAMLYALDEINGDLELLPNTTLGALILDSCSSETYALDQSMEFMRSYMNQDISEYKCEDNKPPIYMPHKPVTGVIGASFSVVSIMVANILRLFKIPQVSYASTSTELSDKSRFEYFSRVVPPDSFQAQAMVEVIHRLGWKYVSTVAVEGDYGEKGIASFISLSLEYNICVAVSEKILRNSKTVDFDRIIERLSTKHNARGVVLFVDEDNIRKLLQATVRANRTGHFMWVGSDSWGAKVYPVRDQEFAAEGAITILPYRTALQGFDDYYLNLRPRMANECQGQSENNVPHKSLPGKIVNCRNIWFREFWSQHHKCTFSQNASTEMTRCTGTEELKDYEQEGLVPFVVDAVYAMAHGVHNVIEEECVNEFTGMHYVCEALKPAPDGQQLLQYIRNVTFFGRQGTEIKFNTNGDAYGFYNIYQYQRNEENRFDYTLIGTWKEELFFEINMTRWATGAGELHIPRSSCSDNCPLGHVRNFQEACCWRCVACREDAYVFNDTCSSCGPGYAPDETKTSCIKLTAEVISWTSPWALVPLVFASIGILSTLFTTFVFIRFNRTPVIMASGRELCYVLLVGILSCYGMSFIILSKPTTWNCTYLRIGLGLCLSICYSAILTKTNRISRIFNQGTKSIKRPSYTSPKSQVVIAIGITAVQLIGAIVWLIIEPPDTTEIHPYPLSAVLTCRVSTFSLMMSLVYNMFLILMCTLYAFKTRKIPENFNEAKYIGFTMYSTCIVWLAFVPIYFGSKNDYKVSSKLIIQRKSFTGRFTEVYSKXVQIASMCMCINISASVALGCLFTPKVYLVLFQPYKNVRPGPNPGGVHSSNRPTFMMRFSGARSQTMQSMTSGSRSSPPPSRASRSEQKHPNGETQALASPSVEETSVS; from the exons TGGAGTCAATCAAAGATGCTTAAAATGAGCCTGATGCAAAGGAATCTACTATCATGCTTGATGAGcctctatttcctttttgtgAGCGAGGCTTATCAGAGGAAGGATGGCAACAAGGATGGTTCGAAATTGATAAGGATTAATGGCGATATTATTCTTGGCGGAATTTTTCCTATGCACGAACAg GTATGGGTAAGATCACGTGGTGCTGGTACAATCGGTGAATCACCTTGCGGTGcagtaaaggaagaaaaaggtgtGCAACGATTAGAAGCAATGTTATATGCATTAGATGAGATCAATGGTGATCTTGAGCTTCTACCAAACACAACATTGGGTGCATTAATATTAGATTCATGTAGCAGCGAGACGTATGCTCTTGATCAGAGTATGGAGTTTATGAGATCTTATATGAACCAg gACATTTCGGAATACAAGTGCGAAGATAATAAACCACCTATATATATGCCCCATAAACCAGTAACCGGAGTAATAGGAGCTTCCTTCAGTGTAGTTTCCATCATGGTTGCTAATATTCTAAGACTTTTTAag ATACCCCAAGTGAGCTATGCGTCAACCAGTACTGAATTATCGGACAAAAGTCGTTTCGAGTATTTCAGTAGAGTCGTACCACCAGACAGTTTTCAAGCGCAGGCCATGGTCGAAGTGATACATCGTTTAGGATGGAAATATGTTTCTACGGTGGCCGTCGAAGGTGATTATGGTGAAAAG GGCATCGCCAGTTTTATATCGTTATCCTTGGAATACAACATTTGCGTTGCTGTAAGCGAGAAGATATTACGAAATTCGAAGACCGTAGACTTTGATAGGATCATAGAGAGACTAAGCACGAAACATAATGCTCGAGGAGTCGTATTGTTCGTTGATGAAGATAATATAag AAAACTTCTTCAAGCTACAGTGAGAGCCAATCGTACGGGTCACTTCATGTGGGTTGGTAGTGACTCTTGGGGCGCTAAAGTTTATCCGGTGAGAGATCAAGAATTTGCTGCGGAGGGTGCTATCACTATACTACCCTATAGAACTGCTCTTCAAG GTTTTGACGATTACTATCTTAATCTTCGACCAAGAATGGCTAATGAATGTCAAGGACAAAGTGAAAATAATGTACCACACAAATCATTACCCGGAAAAATAGTAAATTGTAGGAACATATGGTTCCGGGAGTTTTGGTCGCAACATCATAAATGCACTTTCAGTCAAAATGCATCGACCGAAATGACGCGATGTACTGGTACTGAAGAACTTAAGGATTACGAACAAGAAGGACTAGTACCTTTTGTtg TTGATGCTGTATATGCAATGGCTCATGGAGTTCACAACGTAATAGAGGAAGAATGCGTAAATGAATTTACTGGAATGCATTATGTTTGCGAAGCTTTAAAGCCTGCACCCGATGGCCAACAACTTCTACAGTATATCCGAAACGTTACCTTCTTTG gtCGTCAAGGTAcagaaattaaattcaatacCAATGGCGATGCCTACGggttttataatatctatcaATATCAAcgtaacgaagaaaatcgttTTGATTACACTTTGATTGGCACTTGGAAAGAAga attGTTTTTTGAGATCAATATGACCAGATGGGCAACAGGAGCTGGTGAACTTCATATACCAAGAAGTTCCTGTAGTGATAATTGTCCTTTAGGTCACGTTAGAAATTTCCAG GAAGCATGTTGTTGGAGATGTGTAGCTTGTCGAGAAGATGCTTATGTGTTCAACGACACTTGCAGCAGTTGCGGACCTGGATACGCTCCTGACGAAACGAAAACAAGTTGCATCAAACTAACAGCCGAAGTTATATCATGGACGAGTCCTTGGGCATTGGTACCACTAGTTTTCGCTTCCATTGGCATTCTCAGTACCCTTTTCACAACGTTTGTATTCATTCG attcaaTCGTACCCCAGTGATCATGGCTTCTGGTCGAGAACTATGTTACGTTCTACTCGTTGGGATTCTATCTTGTTATGGGATGAGCTTCATTATACTGAGCAAACCAACAACATGGAATTGCACGTATCTTCGTATTGGTCTAGGCCTTTGCTTGAGTATTTGTTACAGTGCAATACTCACCAAGACTAATCGTATTTCACGTATATTTAATCAAGGTACGAAAAGTATCAAAAGACCTTCATACACGTCGCCAAAGAGTCAAGTTGTTATTGCTATCG GGATCACTGCAGTCCAACTGATCGGTGCCATCGTTTGGCTGATTATCGAACCACCTGACACTACAGAGATCCATCCGTATCCACTCTCAGCTGTATTAACATGTCGTGTCTCAACGTTCTCTTTGATGATGTCTCTTGTATATAACATGTTCCTCATACTGATGTGTACTTTGTACGCATTTAAAACAAGGAAAATACCAGAGAACTTCAACGAAGCTAAGTACATTGGTTTTACCATGTACTCTACCTGTATAGTCTGGCTTGCCTTTGTACCAATTTACTTTGGTTCGAAGAATGACTACAAGGTATCTAGCAAGTTGATCattcaaagaaaatcatttacaGGACGATTTACAGAAGTTTATTCCAAATAGGTCCAAATAGCAagcatgtgtatgtgtatcaaCATCTCAGCGTCCGTTGCTCTTGGCTGTCTGTTCACACCAAAGGTTTATCTTGTATTATTTCAACCTTACAAAAATGTACGACCTGGTCCTAAC CCAGGAGGTGTTCATAGTAGTAATAGACCAACATTCATGATGCGATTTTCGGGTGCGAGGAGTCAAACGATGCAGAGCATGACCTCAGGATCACGTAGCAGCCCTCCCCCATCACGAGCATCTCGAAGTGAGCAAAAGCATCCAAATg GTGAAACTCAAGCACTGGCAAGCCCGTCAGTCGAAGAGACATCAGTTAGCTAG